Below is a window of Pseudomonas sp. B21-040 DNA.
GGTTAAGTCCCGTAACGAGCGCAACCCTTGTCCTTAGTTACCAGCACGTTATGGTGGGCACTCTAAGGAGACTGCCGGTGACAAACCGGAGGAAGGTGGGGATGACGTCAAGTCATCATGGCCCTTACGGCCTGGGCTACACACGTGCTACAATGGTCGGTACAGAGGGTTGCCAAGCCGCGAGGTGGAGCTAATCCCAGAAAACCGATCGTAGTCCGGATCGCAGTCTGCAACTCGACTGCGTGAAGTCGGAATCGCTAGTAATCGCGAATCAGAATGTCGCGGTGAATACGTTCCCGGGCCTTGTACACACCGCCCGTCACACCATGGGAGTGGGTTGCACCAGAAGTAGCTAGTCTAACCTTCGGGAGGACGGTTACCACGGTGTGATTCATGACTGGGGTGAAGTCGTAACAAGGTAGCCGTAGGGGAACCTGCGGCTGGATCACCTCCTTAATCGACGACATCAGCTGCTCCATAAGTTCCCACACGAATTGCTTGATTCATTGAAGAAGACGAAAGAAGCAGCCCGAAATTGGGTCTGTAGCTCAGTTGGTTAGAGCGCACCCCTGATAAGGGTGAGGTCGGCAGTTCGAATCTGCCCAGACCCACCAATTTTGTGTGGGAAACGCCTGTAGAAATACGGGGCCATAGCTCAGCTGGGAGAGCGCCTGCCTTGCACGCAGGAGGTCAACGGTTCGATCCCGTTTGGCTCCACCACTACTGCTTCTGAAGTTTGAAAGCTTAGAAATGAGCATTCCATCGAGAGATGGTGAATGTTGATTTCTAGTCTTTGACTAGTTCGTTCTTTAAAAATTTGGGTATGTGATAGAAAGATAGACTGAACGTTACTTTCACTGGTAACGGATCAGGCTAAGGTAAAATTTGTGAGTTGCTCTTAATTGAGTATTATCGAATTTTCGGCGAATGTCGTCTTCACAGTATAACCAGATTGCTTGGGGTTATATGGTCAAGTGAAGAAGCGCATACGGTGGATGCCTTGGCAGTCAGAGGCGATGAAAGACGTGGTAGCCTGCGAAAAGCTTCGGGGAGTCGGCAAACAGACTTTGATCCGGAGATGTCTGAATGGGGGAACCCAGCCATCATAAGATGGTTATCTTGTACTGAATACATAGGTGCAAGAGGCGAACCAGGGGAACTGAAACATCTAAGTACCCTGAGGAAAAGAAATCAACCGAGATTCCCTTAGTAGTGGCGAGCGAACGGGGACTAGCCCTTAAGTGGCTTTGAGATTAGCGGAACGCTCTGGAAAGTGCGGCCATAGTGGGTGATAGCCCTGTACGCGAAAATCTCTTGGTCATGAAATCGAGTAGGACGGAGCACGAGAAACTTTGTCTGAATATGGGGGGACCATCCTCCAAGGCTAAATACTACTGACTGACCGATAGTGAACTAGTACCGTGAGGGAAAGGCGAAAAGAACCCCGGAGAGGGGAGTGAAATAGATCCTGAAACCGTATGCGTACAAGCAGTGGGAGCCCACTTTGTTGGGTGACTGCGTACCTTTTGTATAATGGGTCAGCGACTTATTTTCAGTGGCGAGCTTAACCGAATAGGGGAGGCGTAGCGAAAGCGAGTCTTAATAGGGCGTCTAGTCGCTGGGAATAGACCCGAAACCGGGCGATCTATCCATGGGCAGGTTGAAGGTTGGGTAACACTAACTGGAGGACCGAACCGACTACCGTTGAAAAGTTAGCGGATGACCTGTGGATCGGAGTGAAAGGCTAATCAAGCTCGGAGATAGCTGGTTCTCCTCGAAAGCTATTTAGGTAGCGCCTCATGTATCACTGTAGGGGGTAGAGCACTGTTTCGGCTAGGGGGTCATCCCGACTTACCAAACCGATGCAAACTCCGAATACCTACAAGTGCCGAGCATGGGAGACACACGGCGGGTGCTAACGTCCGTCGTGAAAAGGGAAACAACCCAGACCGTCAGCTAAGGTCCCAAAGTTATGGTTAAGTGGGAAACGATGTGGGAAGGCTTAGACAGCTAGGAGGTTGGCTTAGAAGCAGCCACCCTTTAAAGAAAGCGTAATAGCTCACTAGTCGAGTCGGCCTGCGCGGAAGATGTAACGGGGCTCAAACCATACACCGAAGCTACGGGTATCACTTAGGTGATGCGGTAGAGGAGCGTTCTGTAAGCCTGTGAAGGTGAGTTGAGAAGCTTGCTGGAGGTATCAGAAGTGCGAATGCTGACATGAGTAACGACAATGGGTGTGAAAAACACCCACGCCGAAAGACCAAGGTTTCCTGCGCAACGTTAATCGACGCAGGGTTAGTCGGTCCCTAAGGCGAGGCTGAAAAGCGTAGTCGATGGAAAACAGGTTAATATTCCTGTACTTCTGGTTATTGCGATGGAGGGACGGAGAAGGCTAGGCCAGCTTGGCGTTGGTTGTCCAAGTTTAAGGTGGTAGGCTGGAATCTTAGGTAAATCCGGGATTCTAAGGCCGAGAGCTGATGACGAGTGTACTTTTAGTACACGAAGTGGTTGATGCCATGCTTCCAAGAAAAGCTTCTAAGCTTCAGGTAACCAGGAACCGTACCCCAAACCGACACAGGTGGTTGGGTAGAGAATACCAAGGCGCTTGAGAGAACTCGGGTGAAGGAACTAGGCAAAATGGCACCGTAACTTCGGGAGAAGGTGCGCCGGTGAGGGTGAAGCATTTACTGCGTAAGCCCATGCCGGTCGAAGATACCAGGCCGCTGCGACTGTTTATTAAAAACACAGCACTCTGCAAACACGAAAGTGGACGTATAGGGTGTGACGCCTGCCCGGTGCCGGAAGGTTAATTGATGGGGTTAGCTAACGCGAAGCTCTTGATCGAAGCCCCGGTAAACGGCGGCCGTAACTATAACGGTCCTAAGGTAGCGAAATTCCTTGTCGGGTAAGTTCCGACCTGCACGAATGGCGTAACGATGGCGGCGCTGTCTCCACCCGAGACTCAGTGAAATTGAAATCGCTGTGAAGATGCAGTGTATCCGCGGCTAGACGGAAAGACCCCGTGAACCTTTACTATAGCTTTGCACTGGACTTTGAATTTGCTTGTGTAGGATAGGTGGGAGGCTTTGAAGCGTGGACGCCAGTTCGCGTGGAGCCAACCTTGAAATACCACCCTGGCAACTTTGAGGTTCTAACTCAGGTCCGTTATCCGGATCGAGGACAGTGTATGGTGGGTAGTTTGACTGGGGCGGTCTCCTCCTAAAGAGTAACGGAGGAGTACGAAGGTGCGCTCAGACCGGTCGGAAATCGGTCGTAGAGTATAAAGGCAAAAGCGCGCTTGACTGCGAGACAGACACGTCGAGCAGGTACGAAAGTAGGTCTTAGTGATCCGGTGGTTCTGTATGGAAGGGCCATCGCTCAACGGATAAAAGGTACTCCGGGGATAACAGGCTGATACCGCCCAAGAGTTCATATCGACGGCGGTGTTTGGCACCTCGATGTCGGCTCATCACATCCTGGGGCTGAAGCCGGTCCCAAGGGTATGGCTGTTCGCCATTTAAAGTGGTACGCGAGCTGGGTTTAGAACGTCGTGAGACAGTTCGGTCCCTATCTGCCGTGGACGTTTGAGATTTGAGAGGGGCTGCTCCTAGTACGAGAGGACCGGAGTGGACGAACCTCTGGTGTTCCGGTTGTCACGCCAGTGGCATTGCCGGGTAGCTATGTTCGGAATAGATAACCGCTGAAAGCATCTAAGCGGGAAACTAGCCTCAAGATGAGATCTCACTGGGACCTTGAGTCCCCTGAAGGGCCGTCGAAGACTACGACGTTGATAGGTTGGGTGTGTAAGCGCTGTGAGGCGTTGAGCTAACCAATACTAATTGCCCGTGAGGCTTGACCATATAACACCCAAGCAATTTGACTACTCGAGAGAGCATCAGATTGCGGTGTGTGAAGACGATACATTGTCGAAAATTCGAAACACACAAATCTATTACATACCCATTCGCTGGAGCGTGATCTTGCAAGAGAGCACGACCTGGCTACCGAATTTCTTGACGACCATAGAGCATTGGAACCACCTGATCCCATCCCGAACTCAGCAGTGAAACGATGCATCGCCGATGGTAGTGTGGGGTTTCCCCATGTGAGAGTAGGTCATCGTCAAGATTAAATTCCGAAACCCCAATTGCGAAAGCAGTTGGGGTTTTGTTTTGCCCGCAGGAAAGTTCGTACCCAGGTGATCTGCTTCAAGCATGAATACTCAGGCCTCATGCTCGATCAAGGCTTTACGAATAGCTTGCGCTAGTCCAAAACGCCGCTTGAGCGCGCCTTAGCGTGCCGTGTTATTGGGCGAGGAACGAAGAGCCTGATTCGCCGAAGACCTGGCCATAAAGCTTCTGGGGAGCTTACAGGCCGCCCGGTAGGCCTGGCAGGCTGATTTGCCTGTGCTTCAGGGCATGATCACACGCCTCAGGCATGCGCCGCCCAAGATGCCCCGGGATTAGGAATAGCAGACCATCACCCACAAAAAAGCCCCAGACCCTAAGGACTGAGGCTTTCTCGTTTCAACGTATGGTGCACCAGGCGGGATTCGAACCCACGACCCCTGCCTTCGGAGGGCAGTACTCTATCCAGCTGAGCTACTGGTGCAAGCGGGCGCCATGATACTCATATGTGTAGCGGGCGTCCATGCTGCTGAATCGCTTGTGTTTTTTGAAAGCGTAACGTGTGTTTGCTACGTTGATCCGAAAAATAACGCAAATGCGGCGTTTTCGTTCTTTTTTTCGAACAGGCTATTGTCCTTTACCCCCTTTGATCCTAGGATTCGTTTGAGATTTCAAACGCTCTTGTCTGGGTGCTGAACCGCACGATATCCATCGGTGCGCTATTTATGTGCTTCAGCCCAGTGAATGATTTCCCTGACGGCAGCCTAAGGGCGCCTTTCTACAATCATAATTTGCTCCGCGCCTGCCGCGGTGCTGTTAAGGAAAGCCGACATGCAGCTTAAAGACACCCAGTTGTTCCGCCAGCAAGCCTTTATCGATGGCGCTTGGGTCGACGCAGACAATGGTCAGACGATCAAAGTGAACAACCCGGCAACGGGCGAAATTCTGGGCACTGTGCCGAAAATGGGTGCCGCCGAGACCCGTCGTGCCATCGAAGCCGCTGACAAAGCGCTGCCGGCCTGGCGTGCACTGACCGCCAAGGACCGCGCGAACAAGCTGCGCCGCTGGTTCGAGCTGATTATCGAAAACCAGGACGACCTGGCTCGCCTGATGACCCTCGAGCAGGGCAAGCCATTGGCCGAAGCCAAGGGCGAAATCGTTTACGCTGCTTCCTTTATCGAGTGGTTCGCTGAAGAAGCCAAGCGCATCTACGGTGACGTGATTCCTGGCCACCAGCCAGACAAGCGCCTGATCGTGATCAAGCAGCCAATCGGCGTGACCGCTGCCATCACCCCGTGGAACTTCCCGGCCGCGATGATCACCCGTAAAGCCGGCCCAGCACTGGCTGCCGGTTGCACCATGGTGCTCAAGCCTGCTTCGCAAACCCCGTTCTCCGCATTCGCTCTGGCTGAACTGGCTCAGCGTGCCGGCATTCCAGCCGGTGTGTTCAGCGTTGTTTCCGGCAGCGCCGGCGACATCGGTAGCGAGCTGACCAGCAACCCGATCGTACGCAAACTGTCCTTCACCGGCTCGACCGAAATCGGTCGTCAGCTGATGGCTGAATGCGCCAAGGACATCAAGAAAGTGTCCCTGGAACTGGGCGGCAACGCGCCGTTCATCGTGTTTGACGACGCGGACCTGGATAAGGCCGTCGAAGGCGCGATCATTTCCAAATACCGCAACAACGGCCAGACCTGCGTCTGCGCCAACCGTCTGTACATCCAGGACTCGGTCTACGACGCATTCGCCGAGAAGCTGAAAGTGGCCGTGGCCAAACTCAAGATCGGCAACGGTCTGGAAGCCGGCACCACCACTGGCCCGCTGATCGATGAAAAAGCCGTGGCCAAGGTACAAGAGCACATTGCTGACGCAATCAGCAAAGGCGCAACCGTTCTGGCGGGTGGCAAGGTCATGGAAGGCAACTTCTTCGAGCCGACCATCCTGACCAACGTGCCGAAAAACGCTGCAGTGGCCAAAGAAGAAACCTTCGGTCCATTGGCACCGCTGTTCCGCTTCAAAGACGAAGCCGAAGTGATTGCGATGTCCAACGACACCGAGTTCGGTCTGGCTTCGTACTTCTATGCTCGCGACCTGGGCCGTGTGTTCCGTGTGGCTGAAGCCCTGGAATACGGCATGGTCGGCGTCAACACCGGGTTGATCTCCAACGAAGTCGCGCCGTTCGGTGGCATCAAGGCCTCGGGCCTGGGCCGTGAAGGCTCCAAGTACGGCATCGAAGATTACCTGGAAATCAAATACCTCTGCCTGGGCATCTAAGCCCGGCAAGGCATTGCTTCAAGCACAAAGGGCACGAGAGCGCTGACCCTTTGTGCGTTTCAAATCGCATTATTCTCGGTGGCCGGGAACGTAGTGACAGTCGATCATCGCATGCTGTTGCCGTTGCTCCCCGCCACTTAATCCTTGAACCACGCCGCCCGATGAGCGGTGAATGAGGACTGTATGAGCAAGACTAACGCTTCTTTGATGGCCCGCCGTACCGCTGCTGTTCCACGTGGTGTAGGCCAGATTCACCCGATCTTCGCCGAGTCCGCGAAGAACGCTACCGTGACCGACGTTGAAGGTCGTGAGTTCATCGACTTCGCCGGCGGTATCGCTGTGCTGAACACCGGTCACGTGCACCCGAAAATCATCGCCGCCGTAACCGAGCAGCTGAACAAGCTGACCCACACTTGCTTCCAGGTTCTGGCCTACGAGCCGTACGTAGAAGTGTGCGAAAAAATCAACGCCAAGGTCCCAGGTGATTTCGACAAGAAAACCCTGCTGGTGACCACGGGTTCCGAAGCCGTAGAAAACGCCGTGAAAATCGCCCGTGCCGCCACTGGCCGTGCCGGCGTGATCGCCTTCACCGGCGCTTACCACGGTCGCACCATGATGACCTTGGGCCTGACCGGTAAAGTCGTGCCTTATTCCGCCGGCATGGGCCTGATGCCAGGCGGCGTGTTCCGCGCCCTGTACCCGAACGAACTGCACGGTGTGAGCATCGACGATTCGATCGCCAGCATCGAACGCATTTTCAAGAACGATGCTGAACCGCGTGACATCGCTGCAATCATCATCGAGCCAGTGCAGGGCGAAGGTGGTTTCTACGTTGCGCCTAAAGAATTCATGAAGCGTCTGCGTGCTCTGTGCGACCAGCACGGCATCCTGCTGATCGCTGACGAAGTACAGACTGGCGCTGGCCGTACCGGCACCTTCTTCGCCATGGAACAGATGGGCGTTGCTGCCGACCTGACCACGTTCGCCAAGTCCATCGCAGGCGGCTTCCCGCTGGCGGGTGTATGCGGCAAGGCCGAATACATGGACGCCATCGCTCCAGGCGGCCTGGGTGGCACCTACGCCGGTAGCCCGATCGCTTGCGCTGCGGCCCTGGCCGTGATGGAAGTGTTCGAAGAAGAACACCTGCTGGACCGCTGCAAGGCTGTCGGCGAGCGTCTGGTCACTGGCTTGAAAGCCATCCAGGCCAAGTACCCGGTTATCGGTGAAGTCCGCGCCCTGGGTGCAATGATCGCTGTTGAGCTGTTTGAAAACGGCGACAGCCACAAGCCAAATGCTGCTGCGGTAGCGTCGGTTGTGGCCAAGGCTCGCGACAAGGGCCTGATCCTGCTGTCCTGCGGCACCTACGGCAACGTTCTGCGCGTCCTGGTACCGCTGACTTCGCCGGACGAGCAACTGGACAAAGGTCTGGCGATCATCGAAGAGTGCTTCTCCGAGCTGTAATCACCTTGTGTGACCTGATCGACAAAAAACCCGCTTAGGCGGGTTTTTTTACGCTTCTTGAAACACATTGAGTGCATTTGTTATGTATCGGGCAGTCAGTGTTGACTAAGGTTCATGCATTGCGAGGGAGCGTATTGCATGAGTGCCGTTGATTTGCCCGCTGTACCGAGAGTGTTGATTGCCGAGGCTGACCCTTGGTCTCGCGATTTGCTCAAACAGGTGTTGCTGAATGTGCGCTGCGACGCGCGGCTGGACCTGTGCGCCGATGGTCAGCAGGCGTTGGAACTGCTGGCGGACGTGCCGTATGACCTGGTCATCGTCGACTGGGAGTTACCCGGCGTCGATGGCCTGAATGTGTTGCGCAATGTGCGCCAGCGCAAGCGCAATCCATTGCTGCCCTTCATTCTGATGAGCAGCCGCAATGACAGCGCGAGTGTGCATGAAGCCTTGCCCCTGGCGCCCACCGCTTACTTGACCAAACCCCTGGACATGGAAAACCTGACCCACCGCCTGGAGGAGTTGCTGCTGAATGTCGGTGAGGAAGTGTCCTGCGCGATACCGGTGCTGGCACAAGGCATGACGTTGTCGGTGTATCTGGAGCGTCGTCGGGAGCTGGCGGATGGCGCACCGTTGATGACTGACGTACAAGTGGCGGTCAAGCGCAGCCTCACCCCCCAGCGACTGGACCTGACCCGACTCGAAGCTGAAATCCGTACCGACCCTCAGATCACCGCGGTATTGATCGCCGCCGCCAATAGCGCAGGCCATCATCTGGGGGCAGCGGTTCAAACCCTGTCTCAAGCGTTGCACCGATTGGGGACGGGGCAAAGCATGAACCTCATTCTGGGGCTGACCCTCAAGCGCAGTGCCCGACTGAGCGATCCGTTCCTGGCGGATTATGCCGAGCGTTATTGGGAGTTGTCGCTGCATACCGCCGAATACGCCCGGACGCTGGCGCGCTTGCTGGATCTGGATCAAGAGCGTTGTTATTGCGCAGGTTTGTTGCATCGACTTGGCGACCTGGCATTGCTCAAGTGTTTGCAGGAATGGAAGCAGGCCGGGGGTGAGTTGGATGAGTGGGAAGAGGTGGGTGATGCGCTCGCCGAGTTCGGTGCAGCCTACGGTTCGGCACTGCGCACTCGCTGGCGGCTGCCGCTGGAGTTGCGAGAACTGATTGCGGCGGTCTATCAGCTCGGTGGCGGGGTTTACTCTCGCGAAGCGCTAGTGATGAACATGGCGGCGCAATTGGCGCGTCTGACGGAGCACGAGGGCATTGAGGCGCTAGCCAGGAGCCGCACGGCGCGGTTGCTCAAGATTGGCTTGCCGGAGCTGATGCGTTTGCGCAAAAAGTAAGCCATACACTAAGGGGGTTGGTGATTGGCCTGCTAGCTGGAAACAATCCGGTTTTTGCCTTGTCGCTTGGCCTCATACATCGCCGCATCCGCCCGTGAGAACAGGCTGTCGAGGCTTTCGTCGGCTTCGGTGAGGCTGGTCAAGCCCTGGCTGACGGTGATGCCGAACGTCTGGTCGTCATGACTGAAGCTCAATTGTTGAATCTGCCGTTGCAGACGTTCGGCCACTTGCATGGCCGTGTCGGGCGCGCAGCCGGGGAACACCGCCGCGAATTCTTCGCCACCAATTCGCCCGAACACATCCCCACGGCGCAATGCCCCGCGCCCGCTTTCGGCGATCTGTTGCAGCACCGTGTCACCTTTCGGATGACCGTATGTGTCGTTGACTACTTTGAAATCATCGATGTCCAGCAACAGGAACGCCAGCGGCGTCCCTTGCTTGCGTGCGAGTGCAAACTCTCGTTGCGCGCATTCGAAGAAGTGCCGGCGGTTACTGCTTTGCGTCAGCACGTCGGTGGTGGCCAAACGTTGCAGCTCGGCGTCCATCCGCTTTTTTTCGGTGATGTCTTCGGCAATGCCCACGATGATGACCGGTTGCCCGGGTTCGGCCTGTCGGTTGATAAAGCATTTGTCGCTGAGCCAGCGAACCTGTCCGTCAGCATCGATGATGCGGTATTCGCGATCTTCAACGGCGCCTTTGACCAGTACTTCGGCCAGGCTTTGCTGCGCATAGTCCAGATCGTCGGGGTAAATGCTGTCGCGCCA
It encodes the following:
- the gabD gene encoding NADP-dependent succinate-semialdehyde dehydrogenase, which gives rise to MQLKDTQLFRQQAFIDGAWVDADNGQTIKVNNPATGEILGTVPKMGAAETRRAIEAADKALPAWRALTAKDRANKLRRWFELIIENQDDLARLMTLEQGKPLAEAKGEIVYAASFIEWFAEEAKRIYGDVIPGHQPDKRLIVIKQPIGVTAAITPWNFPAAMITRKAGPALAAGCTMVLKPASQTPFSAFALAELAQRAGIPAGVFSVVSGSAGDIGSELTSNPIVRKLSFTGSTEIGRQLMAECAKDIKKVSLELGGNAPFIVFDDADLDKAVEGAIISKYRNNGQTCVCANRLYIQDSVYDAFAEKLKVAVAKLKIGNGLEAGTTTGPLIDEKAVAKVQEHIADAISKGATVLAGGKVMEGNFFEPTILTNVPKNAAVAKEETFGPLAPLFRFKDEAEVIAMSNDTEFGLASYFYARDLGRVFRVAEALEYGMVGVNTGLISNEVAPFGGIKASGLGREGSKYGIEDYLEIKYLCLGI
- the gabT gene encoding 4-aminobutyrate--2-oxoglutarate transaminase; protein product: MSKTNASLMARRTAAVPRGVGQIHPIFAESAKNATVTDVEGREFIDFAGGIAVLNTGHVHPKIIAAVTEQLNKLTHTCFQVLAYEPYVEVCEKINAKVPGDFDKKTLLVTTGSEAVENAVKIARAATGRAGVIAFTGAYHGRTMMTLGLTGKVVPYSAGMGLMPGGVFRALYPNELHGVSIDDSIASIERIFKNDAEPRDIAAIIIEPVQGEGGFYVAPKEFMKRLRALCDQHGILLIADEVQTGAGRTGTFFAMEQMGVAADLTTFAKSIAGGFPLAGVCGKAEYMDAIAPGGLGGTYAGSPIACAAALAVMEVFEEEHLLDRCKAVGERLVTGLKAIQAKYPVIGEVRALGAMIAVELFENGDSHKPNAAAVASVVAKARDKGLILLSCGTYGNVLRVLVPLTSPDEQLDKGLAIIEECFSEL
- a CDS encoding response regulator; amino-acid sequence: MSAVDLPAVPRVLIAEADPWSRDLLKQVLLNVRCDARLDLCADGQQALELLADVPYDLVIVDWELPGVDGLNVLRNVRQRKRNPLLPFILMSSRNDSASVHEALPLAPTAYLTKPLDMENLTHRLEELLLNVGEEVSCAIPVLAQGMTLSVYLERRRELADGAPLMTDVQVAVKRSLTPQRLDLTRLEAEIRTDPQITAVLIAAANSAGHHLGAAVQTLSQALHRLGTGQSMNLILGLTLKRSARLSDPFLADYAERYWELSLHTAEYARTLARLLDLDQERCYCAGLLHRLGDLALLKCLQEWKQAGGELDEWEEVGDALAEFGAAYGSALRTRWRLPLELRELIAAVYQLGGGVYSREALVMNMAAQLARLTEHEGIEALARSRTARLLKIGLPELMRLRKK
- a CDS encoding sensor domain-containing diguanylate cyclase, which translates into the protein MVHKNPHDSSFAQSPDTAQTLMALMHAQSEVARLSEREQLFSSLLVSVNAVLWAFNWETRQVLYVSPAYERIFGRSAGKLLSDCNEWRDSIYPDDLDYAQQSLAEVLVKGAVEDREYRIIDADGQVRWLSDKCFINRQAEPGQPVIIVGIAEDITEKKRMDAELQRLATTDVLTQSSNRRHFFECAQREFALARKQGTPLAFLLLDIDDFKVVNDTYGHPKGDTVLQQIAESGRGALRRGDVFGRIGGEEFAAVFPGCAPDTAMQVAERLQRQIQQLSFSHDDQTFGITVSQGLTSLTEADESLDSLFSRADAAMYEAKRQGKNRIVSS